Proteins encoded by one window of uncultured Bacteroides sp.:
- a CDS encoding BT4734/BF3469 family protein: MKITQCRENGKTQTQRVIELTVAVEAMKTETKSQPVSNMRMALQYTMPGRICQQLKMVPKLIFGGSFSENGGVQLMTGYNGWVTIEVNNLTGHSEAAQIRERASRLPQTLLAFIGSSNKSVKIIVPFSLMDGSLPQNYQMAEMFHAQAYREAVKWYQPQLKREIELKKPALNHSCRMSFDPGLYHNPEAMPVRIEQPVRMPAESTFEEERQAVSDPLQRLLPDYERSRVISTLFNTSMQDALESVGRVDYENDELLPFLVKLAENCNRSGIPEEDAVRWTLLHTGLKKYDLEIRTSFRTAYTLAKKFGSKPCISSSMTLVAQMEEFMQRRYQLRRNTVKGVVEYRELKSFYFDFRPLNKQAINSICINALGEGLPLWDADVKRYLESDRVPSYDPVEEYLLNLGAWDGKDRIRELADRVPCDNPQWRNLFYIWFLSMVAHWQQLDREHANSTLPLLVGSQGCGKSTFCLNLLPPELRDYYTDSIDFSKRNDVQLALSRFALINMDEFDSISPSYQGFIKHILQKAVVQTRLPHASVTQQLRRYATFIATCNNFDLLNDPTGSRRYICIEVKGIIDYQSFVDYSQLYAQAVNAIHNRERYWFTHEEEAYITESNRRFQRVTPQEESVDMYFSAPQEGEPFEELTCTEILNRIRQRNPAFKCSDNAAMSLGRLLITKFERRHIHRGYVYKVKEIK; the protein is encoded by the coding sequence ATGAAGATTACCCAATGCCGGGAGAATGGCAAAACACAAACACAACGCGTCATAGAACTAACTGTGGCAGTGGAAGCAATGAAGACCGAGACTAAAAGCCAGCCAGTATCTAACATGCGCATGGCTCTTCAATATACAATGCCGGGAAGAATCTGCCAGCAGTTGAAAATGGTTCCGAAACTGATATTTGGTGGCTCTTTTTCTGAAAATGGAGGCGTACAGCTTATGACCGGATACAATGGTTGGGTAACCATTGAAGTGAATAATCTGACTGGTCACAGTGAGGCGGCGCAGATACGCGAAAGGGCATCCCGCTTGCCGCAAACCTTGCTGGCATTTATAGGATCGAGCAACAAGAGTGTGAAGATTATTGTTCCTTTCTCGCTGATGGACGGCAGCTTGCCTCAGAATTATCAGATGGCCGAAATGTTTCACGCGCAGGCTTACAGGGAGGCGGTGAAATGGTATCAGCCACAACTGAAAAGGGAGATAGAGTTGAAGAAGCCTGCATTGAATCATAGTTGCCGGATGAGTTTTGATCCGGGATTGTACCACAACCCCGAAGCAATGCCTGTCAGAATAGAACAGCCGGTGCGCATGCCTGCGGAATCTACTTTTGAAGAAGAGCGGCAGGCGGTGAGCGATCCGTTGCAACGCCTGTTGCCGGACTACGAACGAAGCCGTGTGATATCTACTCTGTTCAATACCTCCATGCAGGATGCGCTGGAGTCCGTGGGCAGGGTGGATTACGAAAACGACGAACTGCTTCCGTTTCTTGTTAAACTGGCGGAAAACTGTAATCGCTCGGGCATTCCGGAAGAGGATGCGGTGAGATGGACTTTGCTGCACACCGGACTGAAAAAGTATGATTTGGAAATACGCACCAGCTTCAGAACTGCCTATACGCTGGCTAAAAAGTTTGGCAGCAAGCCTTGCATCTCTTCTTCAATGACCCTGGTGGCACAGATGGAAGAGTTTATGCAGCGACGCTATCAGCTAAGGCGGAACACGGTGAAGGGAGTGGTGGAATACAGAGAACTGAAGTCGTTTTACTTTGATTTCCGCCCGCTGAACAAGCAGGCTATAAACAGTATCTGCATAAACGCACTGGGCGAGGGGTTGCCTTTATGGGATGCTGATGTGAAGCGCTATCTGGAATCGGATCGGGTGCCTTCGTATGATCCTGTTGAGGAGTATCTTCTCAATCTTGGTGCATGGGATGGAAAAGACCGCATACGCGAACTGGCGGATAGGGTGCCGTGTGATAATCCGCAATGGAGGAATTTGTTTTATATCTGGTTTCTTTCAATGGTGGCGCACTGGCAACAACTGGATCGAGAGCACGCGAACAGTACTCTGCCTCTGCTGGTGGGCAGTCAAGGGTGTGGAAAGTCTACTTTTTGCCTGAACCTTTTGCCACCCGAACTGCGTGATTATTATACTGACAGTATTGATTTCAGTAAGCGCAACGATGTGCAGCTGGCTCTGAGTCGTTTTGCACTTATCAATATGGACGAGTTTGACTCCATCAGTCCCTCTTATCAGGGATTTATAAAACATATTCTGCAAAAAGCAGTGGTGCAGACACGTTTGCCCCATGCCAGTGTTACCCAGCAACTTCGCAGGTATGCCACATTTATAGCCACATGCAATAATTTTGACTTGCTGAACGATCCAACGGGTAGCCGTCGCTATATTTGCATTGAAGTAAAAGGAATAATTGATTATCAGAGTTTTGTTGATTACAGTCAGCTGTACGCTCAGGCTGTCAATGCTATTCATAACCGTGAACGCTACTGGTTCACCCACGAAGAGGAGGCTTACATAACGGAAAGTAACCGCAGGTTTCAACGCGTTACTCCCCAGGAAGAGAGTGTGGATATGTATTTCTCGGCTCCGCAGGAAGGCGAACCATTTGAAGAACTTACCTGTACAGAGATTCTGAATCGTATCCGCCAGAGAAATCCAGCGTTTAAATGTTCAGATAACGCGGCAATGTCATTGGGACGATTGCTGATAACCAAATTTGAAAGGCGCCACATACACCGCGGATATGTTTATAAGGTGAAAGAGATAAAATAG
- a CDS encoding HU family DNA-binding protein: MSYYVVRQKIDKSEGKEKVRYHGVPVASGQVGMDELAKDICGRCSLTEADVYAAVIALSDVMQAYLMKGNTVYLKDIGSFSVSAGSEGYETPDECTPSKVKAQRVCFKADKEMRGILGKISYSRSFREATKK; this comes from the coding sequence ATGTCGTATTATGTGGTTCGTCAGAAAATTGACAAGAGTGAAGGAAAAGAAAAAGTGCGCTATCACGGAGTGCCGGTTGCTTCGGGACAAGTGGGTATGGATGAGTTGGCAAAGGATATATGCGGGCGCTGTTCACTCACCGAAGCAGATGTGTATGCTGCTGTTATTGCTTTGAGTGATGTGATGCAGGCATATCTGATGAAGGGAAATACGGTATATCTGAAAGATATAGGGTCATTTTCCGTGTCGGCAGGCAGTGAAGGGTATGAAACACCCGATGAATGCACCCCCTCAAAAGTAAAGGCGCAGCGTGTATGCTTTAAGGCAGACAAGGAGATGCGTGGCATTTTAGGCAAAATAAGCTATAGCCGTTCATTTCGTGAAGCTACAAAGAAATAA
- a CDS encoding glycoside hydrolase family 3 N-terminal domain-containing protein: MATCFMQAATLVSAKDIVTEQKIDAVISKMTLDEKIGQMTELTIDVVGDMVNGEFKLNQTKLYEAIAKFKVGSFLNAPGPVAQNKEKWQEIIGEIQAKSMKEIGIPCIYGLDQNHGTTYTLGGTLFPQNINIAASFNPKWAYEAARVTAYETRASDCPWTYSPTVDMARDPRWSRVWENYGEDCFVNSIMGSSAILGFQGNDPNHIPADRIATSVKHYLGYSMARTGKDRTPAYISESDLREKCFAPFKACVQAGALTIMVNSGSINGLPVHANYDLLTQWLKEDLKWDGMLITDWADINNLYTREHIAANKKEAIQIAINAGIDMAMEPYDLSFCSLLKELVQEGKVPMSRIDDAVRRVLRLKFRLDLFNRPNTQSAKYPLFGSPEHAELALHVAEESEVLLKNKDNILPLVKGKKLLLTGPNANSMRCLNGGWSYTWQGHLTDRFASKYNTIYEALCNKIGSENVCLEQGVTYKPEGSYTEENSPEIEKAVDAARNVDVIIACIGENSYCETPGNLSDLAISPNQVKLVKALATTGKPIILILNEGRPRIINDIEPLANGIIDILLPGNYGGDALANILTGDVNPSAKMPYTYPRNQAELTTYDYKVSEEMDKMEGAYDYDAIVSVQWPFGYGLSYTTFVYNNFRANSASFVADDDLHFSVDITNHGTRAGKEVVMLFSRDLVASLTPENRRLRAFKKVELQPGETKSVTLSIKGSDLAFVGSDGKWILEQGDFRMQSGNQTLNITCSKTNKWNTPNK; this comes from the coding sequence ATGGCTACCTGCTTTATGCAGGCAGCCACCCTTGTCAGTGCTAAGGATATCGTAACAGAACAAAAGATAGATGCTGTTATTTCGAAAATGACACTTGACGAGAAAATAGGTCAAATGACAGAACTTACCATTGATGTAGTAGGAGATATGGTCAATGGCGAATTTAAGCTAAATCAGACCAAACTCTATGAGGCGATTGCAAAGTTCAAGGTGGGCTCTTTCCTTAATGCTCCAGGACCTGTTGCACAGAATAAGGAAAAGTGGCAAGAGATTATTGGTGAGATACAGGCTAAGTCCATGAAGGAGATCGGTATTCCATGCATCTACGGACTAGATCAAAATCATGGTACCACTTATACATTAGGTGGTACTCTATTTCCACAAAATATCAATATTGCTGCTTCGTTTAACCCTAAATGGGCATATGAAGCGGCGCGTGTTACAGCCTATGAGACTCGTGCCAGCGATTGTCCGTGGACTTATTCACCCACAGTTGACATGGCTCGTGACCCACGATGGTCTCGCGTTTGGGAAAATTATGGTGAAGATTGCTTTGTCAATTCAATTATGGGTAGTTCTGCTATTTTGGGATTTCAAGGAAACGACCCTAACCATATTCCAGCAGATCGTATTGCAACATCGGTGAAACATTATCTAGGTTACAGTATGGCTCGCACCGGTAAGGATCGCACACCTGCTTACATATCTGAATCCGATTTGAGGGAAAAGTGCTTCGCACCATTTAAAGCATGCGTGCAAGCTGGGGCTTTGACTATTATGGTTAACAGTGGTTCTATAAATGGATTGCCGGTACATGCCAATTACGATTTGCTCACCCAATGGTTGAAAGAAGATTTGAAATGGGATGGCATGTTGATTACTGATTGGGCTGATATAAACAATCTTTACACGCGCGAACACATAGCTGCTAATAAAAAAGAAGCCATTCAAATAGCCATCAATGCAGGTATAGATATGGCAATGGAACCTTACGATCTCAGTTTCTGCTCATTGCTAAAAGAACTTGTACAAGAAGGTAAGGTACCGATGAGCCGCATTGATGATGCTGTTCGTAGAGTTCTTAGATTAAAATTTCGTTTGGACCTGTTCAATCGCCCCAACACCCAATCTGCAAAATATCCGCTTTTTGGTAGTCCTGAACATGCCGAATTAGCGCTCCACGTAGCAGAAGAGTCAGAAGTCTTACTGAAAAATAAGGATAATATATTGCCGCTTGTAAAAGGCAAAAAACTCCTCTTGACAGGTCCAAATGCTAATTCCATGCGCTGCCTGAATGGTGGATGGAGCTATACATGGCAAGGACATCTGACGGATAGATTTGCAAGTAAATATAATACAATTTACGAAGCGCTATGCAATAAAATCGGATCTGAAAACGTTTGTTTGGAGCAAGGAGTTACTTATAAACCTGAAGGTAGCTATACTGAGGAAAATTCTCCTGAAATTGAAAAAGCTGTTGATGCAGCTCGTAATGTAGATGTTATTATTGCTTGTATTGGTGAAAACTCATACTGTGAAACGCCAGGAAATCTTTCCGATCTTGCCATTTCACCAAACCAAGTTAAACTTGTAAAAGCGTTGGCTACTACAGGAAAACCAATCATTTTGATACTTAATGAGGGACGGCCCAGAATCATCAATGATATTGAGCCTCTGGCAAATGGAATAATTGACATTCTACTTCCAGGAAATTATGGCGGTGATGCATTAGCTAATATTTTGACAGGCGATGTAAATCCTAGCGCCAAAATGCCCTACACATATCCCCGCAACCAGGCTGAACTAACCACGTATGATTATAAGGTTAGTGAAGAAATGGATAAGATGGAAGGAGCATATGATTATGATGCAATTGTTTCTGTACAATGGCCTTTTGGATATGGTCTTAGCTACACAACTTTTGTATATAATAATTTTCGTGCTAATTCTGCCTCATTTGTAGCGGATGATGATTTACACTTTTCTGTAGACATTACAAATCATGGAACTCGTGCCGGAAAAGAAGTCGTTATGCTGTTTAGTCGCGACTTAGTTGCATCACTGACTCCTGAGAATCGCAGATTACGAGCTTTCAAAAAAGTAGAATTACAGCCTGGTGAAACTAAGTCGGTTACACTATCCATAAAAGGTAGTGACTTGGCGTTTGTTGGTTCCGATGGGAAGTGGATTCTTGAGCAAGGGGATTTTCGTATGCAAAGTGGTAATCAGACATTGAATATTACATGTAGCAAAACGAATAAGTGGAATACTCCTAACAAATAA
- a CDS encoding SusD/RagB family nutrient-binding outer membrane lipoprotein, with product MKHYQSYFIMILVTCTILFSACSDDYMKSMNTDPSKAATIDPNAQLTTAQLQTYGDLGMVEIYRNYLYSFNQQLMGCWNTTNYGGRHTLDNSEMSRIWTSLYPTAIKNITDAQYRTVDDTKRININSTLRIYRVYLMSIITDIYGDVPYSEAGKGFLEEKFNPHYDKQEDIYNDFFIELSSAAANLDASKDKITGDVIFNGDVAKWKKLANSLRLRFAMRISNVAPQKAQEEFEKAIQADGGIFENATDNALIRYMDVSFSFGQDAYSDYRGNALSQLLFGNDPANNPSYICSTLFNQLNSTGDPRTFRMTRFYYDGLMSATSPANRVDLTDEMIAKNIKFQPRDPGAFSWEPWPSGYDSDILKELAKNNPSVASSVSRETEPKLANNFLKGSNPGVVMTSAEVKFLLAEAKLKGWNVGSSSVSDLYKQGVRASMDFLTSNYGCPTISDDAFNEFIQKNGVGYTDEQKKESINTQAWILHFTNPAECWANVRRSGYPKLKSPEAYGFGQFLTGGSDIPVRLCYPVLESSYNKASYDEALSRMGGTDSWHTHVWWDKEITE from the coding sequence ATGAAACATTATCAATCATATTTTATAATGATACTGGTAACATGTACCATACTTTTTTCTGCATGCAGTGATGATTACATGAAAAGTATGAATACCGATCCATCGAAAGCTGCCACTATTGATCCAAACGCACAGCTTACTACAGCACAGTTACAAACTTATGGTGATCTTGGTATGGTAGAGATTTACCGCAATTATCTATATTCATTCAATCAGCAACTTATGGGATGCTGGAATACTACTAACTATGGCGGTCGCCACACACTGGATAATAGTGAGATGAGTCGTATTTGGACATCATTATATCCCACAGCTATTAAGAACATTACCGATGCTCAATATCGTACTGTTGATGATACTAAAAGGATAAACATAAACTCTACCTTGCGTATATATAGAGTTTATCTCATGTCAATTATCACAGATATTTATGGAGATGTGCCTTACAGTGAGGCTGGTAAAGGCTTTCTTGAAGAAAAATTCAATCCTCATTATGATAAACAAGAGGATATATACAACGATTTTTTCATCGAGTTGAGTAGTGCTGCAGCCAATCTTGATGCTAGCAAGGATAAAATTACGGGTGACGTAATTTTCAACGGTGACGTAGCAAAATGGAAGAAATTAGCCAATTCACTTCGTTTGCGTTTTGCCATGAGAATTTCAAATGTGGCTCCTCAAAAGGCACAAGAAGAATTTGAGAAAGCAATACAGGCTGATGGTGGTATATTTGAGAATGCTACTGACAATGCACTTATCCGGTATATGGATGTCTCGTTCAGTTTTGGACAGGATGCTTATTCCGATTATCGTGGTAATGCCTTATCACAGCTGCTTTTTGGTAATGATCCAGCCAATAATCCTAGTTATATATGTTCTACGCTGTTTAATCAACTCAATAGTACTGGTGATCCACGTACTTTCAGGATGACACGCTTTTATTACGATGGGCTCATGAGTGCTACAAGCCCTGCCAATCGTGTTGACTTGACTGATGAGATGATTGCCAAGAATATTAAATTTCAACCACGTGATCCAGGGGCTTTCTCTTGGGAACCTTGGCCGTCAGGTTATGATAGTGATATATTAAAAGAACTAGCAAAGAATAATCCTTCTGTTGCTTCTAGTGTGTCTCGTGAGACTGAACCTAAACTAGCTAATAATTTTCTCAAGGGCAGTAATCCTGGTGTAGTGATGACTTCTGCAGAGGTGAAATTTTTATTAGCAGAGGCAAAATTGAAAGGTTGGAATGTTGGAAGCTCATCTGTTAGCGATCTTTACAAACAAGGTGTACGTGCATCTATGGATTTTTTAACTTCAAACTATGGTTGTCCTACAATATCAGACGACGCTTTCAATGAATTTATCCAAAAAAATGGAGTTGGTTACACCGATGAACAAAAAAAGGAATCTATCAATACACAGGCTTGGATTCTTCATTTTACTAATCCTGCTGAATGTTGGGCTAATGTTCGCCGTTCGGGTTATCCAAAGCTTAAATCTCCTGAAGCTTACGGTTTTGGTCAATTCCTAACCGGTGGCTCTGATATTCCCGTACGGCTTTGCTATCCAGTACTTGAATCATCATACAATAAGGCTAGTTACGATGAAGCCTTGAGTCGTATGGGTGGTACAGACAGTTGGCACACACATGTATGGTGGGATAAAGAAATTACGGAATAA